In Catenulispora sp. MAP5-51, a genomic segment contains:
- a CDS encoding helix-turn-helix domain-containing protein has product MTSRKTLSDLREENAANPEFQAAYAETRLRFELGEAVRTRREELGWSQSELAERAGMRQPAVARFEAGGTTPTLPVLERMAVALGLRLSVELKAVPGAAAVKVRPTRPGANGSNGSNGSKGKAAG; this is encoded by the coding sequence GTGACAAGCCGCAAGACGCTCTCCGATCTTCGGGAAGAGAACGCTGCGAACCCCGAATTCCAGGCCGCCTACGCAGAGACGCGACTCCGCTTCGAGCTCGGTGAGGCGGTCCGGACGCGCCGCGAAGAGCTTGGGTGGAGCCAGAGCGAGCTCGCCGAGCGTGCGGGTATGCGTCAGCCCGCGGTCGCTCGCTTCGAAGCCGGCGGGACCACACCCACGCTGCCCGTCTTGGAGCGCATGGCCGTCGCACTCGGCCTGCGATTGTCGGTCGAGTTGAAGGCGGTCCCCGGGGCCGCGGCCGTCAAGGTCCGGCCGACGCGCCCCGGCGCGAACGGCTCGAACGGCTCGAACGGTTCGAAGGGCAAGGCGGCCGGCTGA